DNA sequence from the Methanofollis formosanus genome:
CGATGATCCGGGCCTGCGAGATGCTCAGGCTCCCGCACTCGGTCCACCTCCACTGCAACAACCTGGGCACGCCCGGCAACTATTCCTGCACGGTCGGGACCTTCAACCTGGTCCCAGACCTCAACGAGAAACGGCAGAGCCTGTACGCGACGCACGTCCAGTTCCACAGCTACGGCGGGTCTGACTGGAAGACCTTCTGCTCGAAGGCCGAACCGGTGGCGTACACCGTGAACAACCGCCCCCAGATCGTCATCGACATGGGGCAGGTGATGTTCGGCAAGACCACCACCATGACCGCGGACGGCCCGATGGAGTTCAACCTCTACCGCCTCCACCACAACAAGTGGTCCAACCACGACGTGGAACTGGAGACCGGGTCGGGGATCATCCCGGTGCTGTACAGGAAGAAGAACCTGGTCAACTCGATCATGTGGGCGATCGGGCTTGAACTGGGACTGCTCGTGAAGGACCCCTGGCGGTGTCTGCTCACGACCGACAACCCCAACGGGGCGCCCTTCGTGAAGTACCCCGAGATCATCGCCCTTCTGATGAGCAAGAAGTACCGGGACGCCGAGTTCGCGACGGTGCACCGCAGGACCGAGTCCAGGGTCGACCTCCCCGCCCTCGACCGCGAACTCGACTGGAACGAGATCGCGGTGATGACGCGGGCCGGGCAGGCAAAGGCCCTCGGGATCGTCGATATCGGGAAGGGCCACCTGGGCATCGGGGCAGAGGCCGACATCGCCGTCTACCCGCTGAAGGTCGGCGAGATCGACCCGGCGCAGGAGTACCAGAAGGTCATCGACGGGTTTGCCAGGGCGAAGTGGACCGTCAAGCGGGGCCGCCCGGTGGCGCGGGACGGCGAGATCCTGGTCCACGGCGAGAACACGACCATCTGGGTCGACCCGAAGATCAGTCCTGAGCGCGATATGAGCCGCGACCCCGAGTTCACCGAGATGTTCAACCACTGGTACTCGGTGCGGATGAGCAACTACCCGGTCCAGGACGAGTATCTCAAACGGCATCTGCGGATGGAGACGGAGGCGGCGATATGATGCGGGTCGTGCTGACGATGAAGAAGCGCACGAACCCGCACATCCCCATCGAGGCAGAGACGATCAACCCGGCCTTCCTGCGGTGGGGGTCTGACGACCTCACGGTCTGGGAGGGGAACAAAGAGCGCCGCCTCGACGAGGTCTTTGAGATCGAGGTGGAGGGCACGGCCTCATCGGTCAACGAGGTCGAGGTGGTGCTCCGCGGCGACACCTCCAGGGTGAAGCGGGTCGGCGAGTACATGGACGGCGGCCGGATCGTCATCGAGGGCGATATCGGGATGCACTGCGCCAACTTCATGGCCGCAGGCACCATCGAGGTGATGGGCAATGCCGGCGGGTGGTTTGCCCGCGAACTGCGGGGCGGCACGGTCGTCTGCCACGGCGACGCGGGTCATTACTGCGCCGCAGGCTACCGGGGCGAGAAGAAGGGGATGAAAGGCGGGAAGGTGGAGGTCTTCGGGAACGCCGGGGACTTCACGGCCGAACATCTCTTCGGCGGCGAGGTGATCGTCCACGGGAACTGCGGCGATATGCCCGGCGTCGAAATGCAGGGCGGGACGCTCACCATCCACGGCGACTGTTCGCGGCCCTGCGGGAACATGACCGACGGGAGGTGCGTGGTGCTGGGATGCGCGTCGGGGATGCTCCCGACGTTCGAGAAGCAGGGCGAGGCAGAAGGACCAGACGGTCTCCCGCTCACCCGCTTCACCGGCGACGTGGCCAACCGCGGAAAAGGAAATCTTTTGGTCAGGCGCTATCAATATCTGGAATGATGATACGGCATGAATGCGGATATGAGGCGCCGGTCTTCTGCCGGCGCTGCGGCCGCCCCCTCGAATACGCCGAACGCCGCGGGATCTATTGTCCGAACTGCGGCCGTCAGGTGACGATGATCTGCCCGAAATGTGGGAAACGCTGGTGAAGAGGGCTTCATAAAATTCGGCATGAACCTTCTTTTTCAAGCATACGCGATGAACATTTTCTGAGCAGCACCTCAGCGTGTGGGCGGATCCCTCTCCTTCTGACAGGGCATCTTGAAGATCTGGTCTCATCGCCGCCCCGCCTATCCTCGCCCGCGGGGAGTCCGGGGGGTGCAACCCCCCGCGCGAGACGGTGGTGGAGATTCTGCAATAAGGGCGGCACATCCGATCATCACACCTTCCCAAACCGCGGTGCCGCGGGCGCTGCACCCGACGAGAGGGTGGGGGAAGGCGATCTCGAGACACCTACCGGCCATTCCTCTGCCTCCCTCACTTCAATCGCCATGTCAGGAGTCAGGGGGCGGCGGCCCAGGTGCGAGTGACGGAGGAAGGCAGACCGATCAGGCATGCCGCCCACTGAGAGAATAAAGAATAGTTCCTTGGGCTTTGTAGAATCAAGCATGAACCCCCTGCTCAAGCGTCCGGGATGAGAATATCTCGTTGCTTGATCGCTCTTTTTCAAGAGCGAAGAATCGGTGGGGATCGTGTTCCATCGCCGCCCCCACCTCTCTTCGTCGTGGGGGGTCCGGGGGGCAACGCCCCCCGGTGCGAAATGGCAGGGGAATCTTGACGATTAGGGGCGGCCGATCCATCAGAAGAATTTTCTATCCTCTGCGTATCGGCTTCAACGTGATATGGAGAGTTTAAACTCTCATGCAAACCTGAAGAGATGATCGTCAGGATCATTTTCATGGTAAATCATCGTGATGGTTCTCTTCGACGGGGGGCTTGCCGCCCCCCGAACCCCCCGCGCGAAGATAGGCGGTGGACTGCAACCCCCTTTCATGGCCATTTCTCCGCCTTCCGCCCCAATCTTCATCCAGGGGGTCCGGGGGCAAAGCCCCTTGGCTTGAGCAGGAGGGAAGGCGATGGATTCAGTTCACAGGGGGGTTGAGGTGATGAAAAGAGGATGTTTTCTACATAGCCGTTCCTTGCTCTCTCCTGCCAGGAGGAGACCCCCCACCCCCCACGACGAAGATAGCCGAGGGGCGGCAACAATCTCTCAAACGACGATGTGCTTCAAGAAACGTCTTCCACTCACCGATCAAGGCCAGAGAGGTTCTGGGATGCCCTCTATGAAAGAGCCCTTCATGCAGTGTGCCTGAGGCATGGTCCCACCTCATGCTTGATTCTACAGAGCCGTGAAAAGGCACTTCTATTCGATCCGGCTTCGAACCCAGCGGGAATATTCCAAACGGAGCCTATTTTTCTCCGAATCGTCCAGATCGTCTCTGCCGGTATCGTCCAGAAATTCCTGGAGCTGGCAGACAACCTTTTCCGCGTCCTGATGGTCGAGGGCTTCGAGATAGACGGGGGCGCGCATGACGTCTATCACCTCCCCACAGACATGGCAGAGCTTCCAGTGCTGGTAGGGGTCGACATAGGTGAAGGTGAGGCACCCCGGACAGCGGATGACGCGGTACATCATCCCGAGATGCGTGCTGCGCGGTGAAAAAGATTCCTCTCTGCACCGGTAAAAAGAAGAAGGGGCGTGCAGTGCCCCGGTCACCAGCGCCGGCCGCGTCCTCCGCCAAAGCCGCGGCCCCTGCCGCAACCCCGCGGAAGTCCGCCGCGCCCGAGGCCGTAGACGACGCCCTGCTGCGGCGGTGCCGGTGCTGCTTTTTCGTCGGTCTCTGCGATGGGTGCGGGAGCGACCGGCCTGCACCGGCCGCGTCCCCATCCGGTCAGTGGCCCCCTCCCCTGGGGACCGGTACCGTCCATACCTGGCATACTGATCACATCCGCGGGCATGCACCCGCAATTATTACTCATATGCGCATTATTAGATAAAGGGTCGCGATCAGGCAACCGGTGCCGCGACAGAAGAAAAAAGATCTGGCCGGGGTTCTGTAGGGTCGGCTCTGTAGAAAACATCCGCGTTTCATCACCTCAACCCCCCTGTGACCTTCATCCATCGCCTTCCCTCCTGTTCATGCCGGGGGCTCCGCCCCCGGACCCCCGGCGCGATTCATGCAGGAAGGCGTGATGATCAGACTGGCCGCCCCCCGTGCAGGATCTTCACCGCCATCTCGCGCCGGGGGGCGAATGCCCCCCAGACCCCAGGTGGGGGCGGCACGATGCTCGATTTCTGTTCGTTCATCGGTCCCAAGGATGCACAGCCGTGGCCGGCCCTCTCACCAGTGCCAGTGCCAGCGTCCTTCCTGCTTTCCGGTCTCGGTCCTGACAATAATTTCCATCGTGGCCGGGACCGCAGGCCCTCCGGCCGCCTCACCAGTGGTTGTCTTCACGCGGGGCCCGAACTTCCGCTGGGCAAGTTCCTCTTTTCCGAGTTTTCCGATGCTGTACCATGTCATCTCGACACCTCCACAGACGGCCGTCCAGGGCCGCCCGCACACCCCCCCATCTCGGCCCAGCTATATCAAACCCATGGGGGCG
Encoded proteins:
- a CDS encoding DUF5320 domain-containing protein, producing MPGMDGTGPQGRGPLTGWGRGRCRPVAPAPIAETDEKAAPAPPQQGVVYGLGRGGLPRGCGRGRGFGGGRGRRW
- a CDS encoding DUF1922 domain-containing protein; this encodes MYRVIRCPGCLTFTYVDPYQHWKLCHVCGEVIDVMRAPVYLEALDHQDAEKVVCQLQEFLDDTGRDDLDDSEKNRLRLEYSRWVRSRIE
- a CDS encoding DNA helicase PriA, producing MIRHECGYEAPVFCRRCGRPLEYAERRGIYCPNCGRQVTMICPKCGKRW
- a CDS encoding formylmethanofuran dehydrogenase subunit A, translating into MSELLVKNAYVIDPINRIDGEVMDIAVRDGRIVEDVGPKAEVIDAEGCLTLPGGVDSHTHVCGTKVNFGRYMSPEDMRAGREVRRGVKHATSGYSVPTTYANSYRYALMGYTTLLEGAMAPLEARHTHEEFSATPLQDMMANTLFDGNWGVMKAVSEGDIERVAAIVGWTLSAVKGFGIKLTNPGGTEAWGYGKDLRCIKDEVPHFGVTPAEIIEAMIRACEMLRLPHSVHLHCNNLGTPGNYSCTVGTFNLVPDLNEKRQSLYATHVQFHSYGGSDWKTFCSKAEPVAYTVNNRPQIVIDMGQVMFGKTTTMTADGPMEFNLYRLHHNKWSNHDVELETGSGIIPVLYRKKNLVNSIMWAIGLELGLLVKDPWRCLLTTDNPNGAPFVKYPEIIALLMSKKYRDAEFATVHRRTESRVDLPALDRELDWNEIAVMTRAGQAKALGIVDIGKGHLGIGAEADIAVYPLKVGEIDPAQEYQKVIDGFARAKWTVKRGRPVARDGEILVHGENTTIWVDPKISPERDMSRDPEFTEMFNHWYSVRMSNYPVQDEYLKRHLRMETEAAI
- a CDS encoding formylmethanofuran dehydrogenase subunit C, translated to MRVVLTMKKRTNPHIPIEAETINPAFLRWGSDDLTVWEGNKERRLDEVFEIEVEGTASSVNEVEVVLRGDTSRVKRVGEYMDGGRIVIEGDIGMHCANFMAAGTIEVMGNAGGWFARELRGGTVVCHGDAGHYCAAGYRGEKKGMKGGKVEVFGNAGDFTAEHLFGGEVIVHGNCGDMPGVEMQGGTLTIHGDCSRPCGNMTDGRCVVLGCASGMLPTFEKQGEAEGPDGLPLTRFTGDVANRGKGNLLVRRYQYLE